The segment CTACGGCCTCCCCCACTATTGAAAAAAAAGAGGGGGTCTGGGGGATTCATCCCCCAGGAATTTGACTTTAAAAATTATAATTTTATAAATGAATTTTTGAAAGATTAAAAGACCAAAATCAAAATCCTGGGGAATGAATTCCCCAGACCCCTTCTTCTTTTTCAATAGTGTCATTGCGCAAGGATCGGGTGAGTCATGATAAAATGTCGTGTGATTGCGTTGTTTATGCTGATGTTTATGGTCTCTTCCGTCCACGCGGAGGAGGCCGGAGGCTTGAATACGCCCCTCGCCACCACCGACGGCAAGACCATGCGTTTGAGCGATCTGAAAGGGAAGGTGGTGCTGATCAACTTCTGGGCCACCTGGTGTCCTCCCTGTCTGGAAGAGATTCCCGCCCTGGTGCAGTTGCAAACCCAATACGCCGATCGGGGTTTGGTGGTGGTGGGCATCGACTATATGGAAAAGGCGGATGCGAAACGTCTCAACCAGTTCATCGACGAACAGGGGATCAACTATCCGGTGGTCATGGGGGAGCTGAAAACCCTGCAAGGGGTGGCCAAGATCCTGGGAGGGGTGTTCGCGTTGCCGGTGACCAAGGTGCTGGATCGGAGTGGCAAGGTGGCGGCCTCCCACATCGGGGGATTGGACCTCGCTGAAATGAAGAAACTGGTGGAACCCTTGCTGTGACCGATGCCCTGGTGGTCCTGACCACGGCCCCGGACGAATCCCGGGCCGAACAGTTGGCGGAAACCCTGGTGCAAGAGGGACTGGCCGCCTGTGTTCACATTCTGCCCCAGGGGCGTTCGGTCTATCGGTGGGAGGGGGCGATCCACAAGGATGCGGAGTGGAGTCTGCTGATCAAAACCACCCGCGACCTTTACCCCCGACTGGAATCCCGCCTGCAAACCCTCCATCCCTACGAAGTTCCGGAGATCCTCGCCCTGGAGGTGACCCGTGGCCATGGGGCCTATCTCGATTGGCTGACCGCCAACGTATCTTAAGATTCATCCTTCATTCTCTCTATAAGGAGACACGATCCATGGAAGTGACCTACGCAGCCGCGTTTCTGGCCGGACTGCTCTCTTTTCTGTCGCCTTGCGTGCTGCCGTTGGCCCCGGCCTATATCAGTTACATGAGCGGCATCTCCGTGGAACAGTTGCGCCAGGGGGATGATGCCCACACCGCCTGGCGGGCGGGATGGTACAGTCTGTGGTTTGTATTGGGTTTTTCGCTGGTGTTCATCGGGCTGGGGGCTTCGGCCACCTATCTGGGACAGATCCTGTTGAGCCATATGAACCTGTTGAGCAAAGTGGGCGGTGCGGTGATCGTGCTGTTCGGTCTGCACTATATGGGAGTGTTCCGTCTGAGCCTGCTGAACCTGGAGGCCCGCTTCAATCTGGAGAAGAAACCGACGGGTCCTTGGGGTGCGTTCTTGATTGGATTGGCTTTTGCGTTCGGCTGGACCCCTTGCGTGGGGCCGATCCTGGCCGGAATCCTGGCTGTGGCCGGGGCGCAGGACAATATCGGGCAGGGCGTGACGCTTTTGGCGGTCTATTCGGCGGGATTGGGGGTGCCTTTCTTGGTGACCGGGGTGGCCATCAACCTCTTTTTCGGGGTGTTCGAGCGGTTGCGGGTCCATTTGCACCGGATCGAGATGGTTTCGGGGGGGTTGCTGGTGGTGGTGGGTGTTATGATTTTCTTTGGCGATTTCAACAGGTTGTCCAGTCTAATCCTGCAATGGTTCCCCGGTTTGGCGCGTCTGGGTTGAAATAATGCAATCGTCTTTCATTTTCCTCTTGACCCGCACCACCGGATCGTCTATATTCGTTTTCATTGAGGGGGTAGCCCCCGAGAGAGAAGAGTTCTTTGACAATTCAATACGATCATCGGCGTGAACGTTGGTCTCCCGAGTCGAAAGACTGAAAGCAGGAGGTCATGCAATGTCAGAAGGAATGCATGAAGCCTGTTTGTGGAGTGAAGACGTTTTACGTTGAATGCATCACACAATGTCAGCGCAAAAAAGAGTCAAGCAAAGCAACATGCTTGGTGCAAACCTGAAGTACATTCCAAAACAGTAATGAAAAAATAGCAAGCATCCATCAACCGTTGATTCAGATCGTTCAATCGATCTCGAAATATTCGGAGAGTTTGACCCTGGCCAAAGCCTGTCGCCGCCAGGGCCGA is part of the Magnetococcales bacterium genome and harbors:
- a CDS encoding TlpA family protein disulfide reductase; translation: MNTPLATTDGKTMRLSDLKGKVVLINFWATWCPPCLEEIPALVQLQTQYADRGLVVVGIDYMEKADAKRLNQFIDEQGINYPVVMGELKTLQGVAKILGGVFALPVTKVLDRSGKVAASHIGGLDLAEMKKLVEPLL
- a CDS encoding divalent-cation tolerance protein CutA — encoded protein: MTDALVVLTTAPDESRAEQLAETLVQEGLAACVHILPQGRSVYRWEGAIHKDAEWSLLIKTTRDLYPRLESRLQTLHPYEVPEILALEVTRGHGAYLDWLTANVS
- a CDS encoding cytochrome c biogenesis protein CcdA — translated: MEVTYAAAFLAGLLSFLSPCVLPLAPAYISYMSGISVEQLRQGDDAHTAWRAGWYSLWFVLGFSLVFIGLGASATYLGQILLSHMNLLSKVGGAVIVLFGLHYMGVFRLSLLNLEARFNLEKKPTGPWGAFLIGLAFAFGWTPCVGPILAGILAVAGAQDNIGQGVTLLAVYSAGLGVPFLVTGVAINLFFGVFERLRVHLHRIEMVSGGLLVVVGVMIFFGDFNRLSSLILQWFPGLARLG